From Nomascus leucogenys isolate Asia chromosome 15, Asia_NLE_v1, whole genome shotgun sequence, a single genomic window includes:
- the LOC100583749 gene encoding olfactory receptor 10G7 produces MSNTSLVTAFILMGLPHTQALDDPLFGVFLVVYVLTVLGNLLILLVIRVDSHLHTPMYYFLTNLSFIDMWFSTVTVPKMLMTLVSPSSKTISFHSCVAQLYFFHFLGSTECFLYTVMSYDRYLAISYPLSYTRMMSGRSCALLATGTWLSGSLHSAVQTTMTFHLPYCGPNQIQHYFCDAPPILKLACADTSANEMVIFVNIGVVASGCFLLIVLSYVSIVRSILRIRTSEGRHRAFQTCASHCIMVVCFFGPGLFIYLRPGSRKAVDGIVAVFYTVLTPLFNPVVYTLRNKEVKKALLKLKNGSALAQGE; encoded by the coding sequence ATGTCCAACACCAGCCTCGTGACAGCGTTCATCCTCATGGGCCTTCCCCATACCCAAGCACTGGATGACCCCCTCTTTGGAGTCTTCCTGGTGGTTTATGTGCTCACTGTGCTGGGGAACCTCCTCATCCTGCTGGTGATCAGGGTGGATTCTCACCTCCACACCCCCATGTACTACTTCCTCACCAACCTGTCCTTCATTGACATGTGGTTCTCCACTGTCACAGTGCCCAAAATGCTGATGACCTTGGTGTCCCCAAGCAGCAAGACTATCTCCTTCCACAGCTGCGTGGCTCAGCTCTATTTTTTCCACTTCCTGGGGAGCACCGAGTGTTTCCTCTACACGGTCATGTCCTATGATCGCTACTTGGCCATCAGTTACCCGCTCAGCTACACCCGCATGATGAGTGGGCGCTCGTGTGCTCTCCTGGCCACTGGCACTTGGCTCAGTGGCTCTCTGCACTCTGCCGTCCAGACCACAATGACTTTCCATTTGCCCTACTGTGGACCCAACCAGATCCAGCACTACTTCTGTGACGCACCGCCCATCCTGAAACTGGCCTGTGCAGACACCTCAGCCAACGAGATGGTCATCTTTGTGAACATTGGGGTAGTGGCCTCGGGCTGCTTTCTCCTAATAGTGCTGTCCTATGTGTCCATCGTCCGTTCCATCCTGCGGATCCGCACCTCAGAGGGGAGGCACAGAGCCTTTCAGACCTGTGCCTCCCACTGCATCATGGTCGTTTGCTTCTTTGGCCCTGGTCTTTTCATTTACCTGAGACCAGGCTCCAGGAAAGCTGTGGATGGCATTGTGGCCGTTTTCTACACTGTGCTGACTCCTCTTTTCAACCCTGTTGTGTACACCCTGAGAAACAAGGAGGTAAAGAAAGCTCTGTTGAAGCTGAAAAATGGGTCAGCATTAGCTCAGGGTGAATAG